Proteins encoded in a region of the Phoenix dactylifera cultivar Barhee BC4 chromosome 3, palm_55x_up_171113_PBpolish2nd_filt_p, whole genome shotgun sequence genome:
- the LOC103702178 gene encoding protein LURP-one-related 8-like has product MTKVHPNASSAAEAAPRADFSGGCCGGGVPETAVLTVWRKSLLFNGNGFTVFDAKGNLLFRVDNYASGNKGEIVLMDAAGKPLLTIRRKRLSLGDHWLIYDGEEAADPRFSVRKHVNLLQSKALAHVTPCHGGAEGCVATHYDIQGSYSQRCCLVYDERRRQLAEIKRKEAVGGVAFGVDVFRLIVEPGFDASVAMAIVIILEQMFGSRGSLLRG; this is encoded by the exons ATGACAAAGGTACATCCGAACGCCTCGTCCGCAGCCGAGGCCGCCCCTAGGGCGGACTTCTCCGGCGGATGCTGCGGCGGCGGGGTGCCGGAGACGGCGGTGCTGACGGTGTGGCGGAAGTCGCTCCTCTTCAACGGGAACGGGTTCACGGTCTTCGACGCGAAGGGCAATCTCCTCTTCCGAGTCGATAACTACGCGTCGGGGAATAAGGGGGAGATCGTGCTTATGGACGCCGCCGGCAAGCCGCTCCTCACCATCCGACGAAAG AGGCTGAGCCTGGGCGATCACTGGCTGATTTACGACGGCGAGGAGGCGGCCGACCCGCGGTTCTCGGTACGGAAGCACGTGAATCTCCTCCAGTCCAAGGCGCTGGCGCACGTGACCCCGTGCCACGGTGGCGCCGAGGGCTGCGTCGCCACCCACTACGATATCCAGGGGTCCTACTCGCAGCGGTGCTGCTTGGTCTACGACGAGCGGCGCCGGCAGCTGGCGGAGATCAAGCGGAAGGAGGCCGTCGGAGGCGTCGCCTTCGGCGTGGACGTCTTCCGCCTCATCGTCGAGCCGGGATTCGACGCGTCCGTCGCCATGGCCATCGTCATCATCCTCGAGCAAATGTTCGGCTCTCGAGGCTCACTGCTCAGAGGATAG